GCAACACATCCGCCGCGAGAAGGCGACCAGCAACATCTGCACGAACCAGGCCCTGATGGCCCTGGCCGCCACGGTCTACCTGGCGAGCCTCGGCGAGGCGGGCCTGCGGGCGCTGGCCGCAGGGCTCGCCGACCGCGCGGGCCAGCTCGCCGCGCGCATCGAGCGCCTGCCGGGCTGGCGCCTCGCCTTCACGGGCGACCTCTACCAGGAGTTCGTCGTCCAGGGGCCGCGGCCGGCCGCGGAGATCCTGCGCGCGGGGCGCGCCCGGGGCATCGCCGCCGGCATCGCCCTGGGCGAGGACTTCCCGGTGCTCGGGCCCACGAGCCTGCTGGTCACCGTATCCGAGAAGCACGGCCCGGCCGAGCTGGACCGCTTCGTCGCCTTCCTCGCGGAGGCCGGGGCATGAGCGAGACGATCTTCGCCAAGAGCCGCCCGGGTCGCCCGGGCTTCGCGCTGCCCGCGAACCCGGCCCCCGGCGCCGCCCGCCTGGCCGCCGCCAAGCGCCGCCGGGCGCCGCTGGGCCTGCCGGCCCTCGGCGAGCTGGAGGTCCTGCGCCACTACGTCGGGCTCTCGCTGCGCAACCACTCGATCGCGCGCGGCTTCTACCCGCTCGGCTCCTGCACCATGAAGTACAACCCCGTGCAGAACGAGCAGCTCGCGGGGCTCCCCGGCTTCGCGGGCGTGCATCCGGCCCAGCCGGCCGAGACCGCGCAGGGCTGTCTCGCGCTGCTCGCCGCCCTCGAGGAGGCCCTGGTCGCCATCACCGGGATGGCCGCCTTCACCCTGCAGCCGGCCGCCGGCGCGCAGGGCGAGTTCGTCGCGATGCTGATCGCCCGCCGCTACCACCGGGATCGCGGCGAGGCGCGCGAGGTCGTCATCATTCCCGACAGCGCGCACGGCACGAACCCGGCCAGCGTGGCGATGGCGGGCCTGCGCCCGCTGACGGTCAAGTCCGGCCCCGACGGCCTGCTGCACCTGGACGCCCTCGAGGTGGCGCTGAGCGCTCAGGTCGCGGCGGTGATGCTGACCAATCCGAACACCCTCGGCCTCTTCGAGGCCGAGATCGAGGCGATTGCCGCTCGCGTCCACGCCGCCGGCGCCCTGCTCTACATGGACGGCGCCAACATGAATGCGCTCGTCGGGCGCGTGCGGCCGGGCGACATCGGCTTCGACATGATGCACCTGAACCTGCACAAGACCTTCTCGACGCCGCACGGCGGCGGCGGCCCGGGCGCCGGTCCGGTGGGGGTGCGCGCGGATCTCGCCCCGTACCTGCCCGGCCTGCGCGTGAGCGCGGGGCCGGACGGCGGCCTGCGCGCGGCGCCCGCGCCGCAGAGCGTGGGCGAGGTCCACGGGCACCACGGCAACTTCGGCATGCTGCTGCGCGCCTACGCCTACATCCTGCGCTACGGCGGCGACGGCCTGGCCGACATCAGCGCGGGCGCGGTGCTCAACGCCAACTACCTGCAGGCGCGCCTGAAGGGTCTCTTCGAGGTACCCTATCCGGGCCCGTGCCTGCACGAGTTCGTCGCCAGCGGCAGCGGGCTGCGCGCCCACGGCGTGCGGACGACGGACGTCGCCAAGCGCCTGCTCGACTTCGGCGTCCACGCGCCGACGATCTACTTCCCGCTCATCGTGTCCGAAGCGCTGATGATCGAGCCGACGGAGACCGAGACCAAGGAGACGCTGGACGCCTTCGCGGGCTTCCTGGAGCGCATCGTCGAGGAGGCCGCCCGCGAGCCGGCGCTGCTCACGGGCGCTCCGCACGCGACGCCCGTCGGGCGTCTCGACGAGGCGCGGGCGGCCAAGCTGCTGGAGGTCGTCGAGCCCCTGGCCGAGGAGCCGGCGCCCGCGCCCGCGGCCGAAACGCGGGCGCCCCGCTGAGCGCCGGCGATCGGCCGGGCGCCTGGCGCCTGCGGCGCGACGGGGCCGCCGACGCCGCCACGAACATGGCGCGCGATCTCGCCCTCTTCGAGGCGCTCGAAGCGGGCGAGCCCGGGGCCCCGCCCACCCTGCGGCTCTATGCCTGGCGGCCCTGGGCCGTCTCCCTGGGCAGCCACCAGGAGCCCGCGCGCGCCCTGGACCTCGCCGCCCTCGCCGCCCGCGGCTATGACTGGGTGCGCCGGCCCACCGGCGGCCGGGCCGTGCTGCCCGCCGACGAAAACACCTATGCGCTGGCCGCGCCGCTGGCCGGGCCCTTCGCCGCGGGCCTCGCGAGCACGCACCGGCGCATCGCGGCCGCCCTGGCGCGCTTCTACCGCGGGCTCGGCCTGAGCGTGGCGCTGACGCGCCCCGCGCCGCCGGCGCTCCTGGATCCGCGCAGCCCCGCGCCCTGCTTCGCCGCGCCGGGGCTCGCCGAGCTGGCGGTGGCCGGCCGCAAGCTGGCGGGTTCGGCCCAGCGCCGCGGGCGCCGCGCCTTCCTCCAGCACGGCTCCCTGCCGCTCGGCCCCGCCCACCTGGAGCTCGCCCTGC
The sequence above is a segment of the bacterium genome. Coding sequences within it:
- a CDS encoding glycine dehydrogenase (acts in conjunction with GvcH to form H-protein-S-aminomethyldihydrolipoyllysine from glycine; forms a heterodimer with subunit 2 to form the P protein), with protein sequence QHIRREKATSNICTNQALMALAATVYLASLGEAGLRALAAGLADRAGQLAARIERLPGWRLAFTGDLYQEFVVQGPRPAAEILRAGRARGIAAGIALGEDFPVLGPTSLLVTVSEKHGPAELDRFVAFLAEAGA
- a CDS encoding glycine dehydrogenase subunit 2 — translated: MSETIFAKSRPGRPGFALPANPAPGAARLAAAKRRRAPLGLPALGELEVLRHYVGLSLRNHSIARGFYPLGSCTMKYNPVQNEQLAGLPGFAGVHPAQPAETAQGCLALLAALEEALVAITGMAAFTLQPAAGAQGEFVAMLIARRYHRDRGEAREVVIIPDSAHGTNPASVAMAGLRPLTVKSGPDGLLHLDALEVALSAQVAAVMLTNPNTLGLFEAEIEAIAARVHAAGALLYMDGANMNALVGRVRPGDIGFDMMHLNLHKTFSTPHGGGGPGAGPVGVRADLAPYLPGLRVSAGPDGGLRAAPAPQSVGEVHGHHGNFGMLLRAYAYILRYGGDGLADISAGAVLNANYLQARLKGLFEVPYPGPCLHEFVASGSGLRAHGVRTTDVAKRLLDFGVHAPTIYFPLIVSEALMIEPTETETKETLDAFAGFLERIVEEAAREPALLTGAPHATPVGRLDEARAAKLLEVVEPLAEEPAPAPAAETRAPR
- a CDS encoding octanoyltransferase, which encodes MARDLALFEALEAGEPGAPPTLRLYAWRPWAVSLGSHQEPARALDLAALAARGYDWVRRPTGGRAVLPADENTYALAAPLAGPFAAGLASTHRRIAAALARFYRGLGLSVALTRPAPPALLDPRSPAPCFAAPGLAELAVAGRKLAGSAQRRGRRAFLQHGSLPLGPAHLELALLLPLDPAARLRYQEGLAAQTVSLGELLPALPPRESLEAALAAAFAEEFAVVWLGA